The Colletes latitarsis isolate SP2378_abdomen chromosome 1, iyColLati1, whole genome shotgun sequence genome has a segment encoding these proteins:
- the LOC143344803 gene encoding transmembrane reductase CYB561D2, with amino-acid sequence MSDPPTGKGPPSAITLAFSTLTHVLLLAPVIYILTLAFGRYSFFSWHPICMSLGVGLLITEAVFSVSGEAYIGHKISRVNRVTMHWILHTAGLALVLVGLIIIVVNKVNNNGYHFASPHSILGLVSIILAFLTAGFGIVTNNPKWLYPRFRPVLLKIMHAFAGIAVTILLLASVITGTYTGWWPGTHTGRDLVFASLFIAGFFILLKPILGAISRSKVVFGPPPTTT; translated from the exons ATGTCTGACCCACCAACAGGCAAAGGACCACCGAGCGCCATAACATTGGCGTTTTCAACCCTGACTCACGTTCTTCTACTGGCGCCAGTTATCTACATCCTGACACTGGCGTTTGGACGCTACAGCTTCTTCTCCTGGCATCCCATCTGCATGAGTCTCGGA GTGGGTCTCCTGATAACGGAAGCCGTGTTCAGTGTTTCCGGGGAGGCGTACATCGGTCACAAGATCTCCAGAGTAAACAGGGTGACGATGCACTGGATCCTGCACACGGCAGGGTTGGCCCTAGTGCTGGTCGGTTTGATCATCATCGTGGTGAACAAGGTCAACAACAATGGATACCATTTCGCCTCGCCTCACTCGATACTAGGCTTGGTCAGCATCATCCTGGCGTTCCTCACCGCCGGTTTCGGCATCGTCACGAACAACCCTAAGTGGCTTTATCCGAGGTTCAGGCCTGTTCTCCTGAAAATCATGCACGCGTTCGCTGGCATAGCTGTCACGATACTTTTGTTGGCGAGCGTGATCACTGGAACCTACACCGGATGGTGGCCAGGCACCCACACAGGAAGAGACCTGGTATTCGCGTCGTTGTTCATCGCTGGCTTCTTCATTCTTTTGAAGCCAATTTTGGGCGCGATTTCCAGAAGCAAGGTCGTTTTCGGCCCACCACCCACCACCACGTAA